The following coding sequences are from one Saprospiraceae bacterium window:
- a CDS encoding elongation factor Ts, translated as MSYVISASDVKNLRDATGAGMMDCKAALAEAEGDFEKAIEVLRKKGQKLSVKRAERDAKEGVVIAMVSDDKTKGIVVKLASETDFVSKNEDFINTTKKIASIALNHFPANLEALLNLSYEGNTSIGEKVTDLVAAIGEKIELTNYERIEAPQVEYYIHMGNKAGVLVGLNKSGDQFSSAGKDVAMQVAAMKPVALDKSDVDAHTIEKEIEIGKEQARAEGKPEAMLEKIALGKLEKFYKESTLLNQQFVKDGGQTISSYLKSVDKDLSVIGFKHVMLG; from the coding sequence ATGAGTTACGTAATTTCTGCAAGTGATGTAAAAAATCTGCGCGATGCTACAGGCGCAGGTATGATGGACTGCAAAGCAGCTCTAGCCGAAGCAGAAGGCGACTTTGAAAAAGCAATAGAAGTATTGCGCAAAAAAGGACAAAAACTCTCTGTGAAAAGAGCAGAGCGCGATGCCAAAGAAGGTGTAGTAATCGCTATGGTAAGTGATGACAAAACCAAAGGTATTGTCGTGAAGTTGGCCTCAGAGACAGACTTTGTTTCAAAAAATGAAGACTTTATCAATACTACAAAAAAAATTGCTTCAATTGCACTAAATCATTTTCCGGCAAATTTAGAAGCACTACTTAATTTATCTTACGAAGGGAATACAAGCATAGGAGAAAAAGTTACTGATCTTGTAGCTGCCATCGGTGAGAAAATTGAGTTGACCAATTACGAGCGAATTGAAGCGCCGCAAGTAGAATACTACATCCATATGGGCAATAAAGCTGGAGTTCTGGTTGGCTTGAATAAATCAGGAGATCAATTTTCCAGCGCAGGAAAAGACGTTGCCATGCAGGTAGCTGCTATGAAACCCGTAGCTTTGGATAAATCCGATGTTGATGCTCATACTATTGAAAAAGAAATTGAGATTGGAAAAGAACAAGCAAGAGCTGAAGGAAAACCTGAAGCAATGCTTGAAAAAATCGCTTTAGGAAAATTGGAAAAATTCTACAAAGAATCTACTTTGCTTAATCAACAATTTGTGAAAGATGGCGGACAAACCATCTCAAGCTATTTGAAATCAGTGGACAAGGATTTGTCAGTTATCGGTTTCAAACATGTTATGCTTGGTTAA
- the rplM gene encoding 50S ribosomal protein L13, giving the protein MNTLSYKTVHARKEDIVRKWYVVDAEGEVVGRMSSKIAHILRGKHKVSYTPHVDCGDYVIVINADKVRFTGKKMTDKIYSTYSGYPGGQKLATPREVMQKFPTRVVENAIKKMLPKNKLGDAMYRKLFVYAGPEHQHAAQKPETIKF; this is encoded by the coding sequence GTGAATACATTAAGTTACAAAACCGTACATGCGCGCAAAGAGGATATAGTGCGCAAATGGTATGTAGTCGATGCAGAAGGTGAGGTTGTAGGTCGTATGAGTTCGAAGATTGCTCATATACTGAGAGGAAAGCATAAAGTGAGCTACACCCCTCATGTGGATTGTGGGGACTACGTGATCGTCATCAATGCTGACAAGGTTAGATTTACAGGCAAAAAAATGACTGATAAGATTTACTCTACTTATAGTGGATATCCTGGCGGTCAAAAATTGGCTACTCCTAGAGAAGTCATGCAGAAATTTCCTACAAGAGTCGTAGAAAATGCGATCAAGAAGATGTTACCGAAGAATAAATTGGGTGACGCCATGTACAGAAAATTATTCGTTTACGCAGGACCAGAGCATCAACATGCTGCTCAAAAACCTGAAACCATCAAATTTTAA
- the rpsI gene encoding 30S ribosomal protein S9: MEIINAVGRRKAAIARVYLKKASGAVEIKINGRTLDEYFPIKDIAQKVLDPIQTAKEVDSTVDYSIHATLNGGGLKGQAEALRMAISRALCKVNIDNRKPLKDKKFLTRDAREVERKKFGLRKARRSSQFSKR, encoded by the coding sequence ATGGAAATCATTAATGCAGTCGGAAGACGTAAAGCAGCGATCGCCAGAGTTTATCTCAAGAAAGCCAGCGGAGCTGTAGAGATCAAAATAAACGGAAGGACTCTTGACGAATACTTCCCGATCAAAGACATCGCTCAGAAAGTATTGGATCCGATCCAAACCGCCAAAGAGGTGGATTCTACTGTAGATTACAGTATTCACGCTACACTCAATGGAGGTGGACTAAAAGGACAGGCTGAAGCATTGCGAATGGCTATTTCAAGAGCACTTTGCAAAGTCAATATTGATAACCGCAAGCCATTGAAAGACAAGAAATTCCTTACCAGAGATGCCAGAGAGGTGGAGCGGAAAAAATTCGGTTTGCGCAAAGCGAGAAGAAGTTCTCAGTTCAGCAAGCGTTAA
- the paaZ gene encoding phenylacetic acid degradation bifunctional protein PaaZ: MLQLQNYAKGQWVSGIGEGQKLFDAVDGSIVGIAGSEGLDLSGMFDFARSVGGPALREMTFQERGLMLKALALKLTEIKEKYYPISYRTGATKSDSWIDIDGGIGTLFAYASLRRKFPDQSFFVDGELAGLSKSGNFAGHHIMVPKEGVAIHINAFNFPIWGMLEKISVNLLAGMPAIVKPATISSFLTEAMVRDIVASGILPEGSLQLICGSAHNILDHVESQDVVTFTGSASTGRKLKSHPRILAEAVPFNMEADSLNCCILGEDVQQASPDFDVFIKEVHREMTAKCGQKCTAIRRIIVPEQMVGPVHAALEKRLDQTPIGNPVQAEVRMGALAGKTQLKEVMDQLEKLKRGSSVIYDKGANTPILGAEHSKGAFMSPVLLLNEKPHIHLESHEIEAFGPVSTIMPYSDIHDAVKISKLGKGSLVSSVITSDPQIAKRYVLGAAAYHGRILVLNASYAKESTGHGSPMPLLVHGGPGRAGGGEEMGGLRGVKHYMQRTAIQGSPSMLSEITQVYQAGAKTSEYDKHLFQMYFDELNIGDSMLTAKHTVTEADIVNFANISGDHFYAHTDVTSLDGTIFTGRVAHGYYILSKAAGLFVDARKGPVLLNYGLDECRFTKPVYPGMTIGVRLTVKEKTAQEKKNDDDIPKGIVRWLVEVSDEAGEMVALATILTMVKRKAI; the protein is encoded by the coding sequence ATGTTACAGCTTCAGAATTATGCAAAAGGTCAATGGGTATCAGGGATTGGTGAAGGCCAGAAATTGTTCGATGCTGTCGACGGGAGCATCGTCGGAATCGCGGGAAGCGAAGGACTAGATCTTTCAGGAATGTTTGATTTCGCGAGAAGCGTTGGCGGTCCTGCGCTTCGCGAGATGACGTTTCAAGAGCGCGGATTGATGTTGAAAGCACTGGCTCTCAAACTTACGGAAATAAAAGAAAAATATTATCCAATATCCTATCGGACTGGAGCTACAAAATCAGATAGTTGGATTGATATCGACGGTGGTATAGGTACTTTGTTTGCCTATGCGAGCTTAAGACGCAAGTTTCCCGATCAAAGTTTTTTTGTGGATGGTGAGCTGGCCGGATTGAGCAAATCGGGAAATTTCGCCGGTCACCATATTATGGTACCAAAAGAAGGAGTGGCCATACATATCAATGCTTTCAATTTTCCGATATGGGGAATGCTTGAAAAAATATCTGTAAATCTCCTCGCAGGAATGCCCGCCATTGTAAAGCCTGCCACCATTTCTAGCTTTCTTACTGAAGCTATGGTAAGAGATATTGTGGCTTCTGGTATTCTACCGGAAGGTTCGCTCCAGCTTATCTGTGGCTCAGCACACAATATTTTGGATCATGTGGAATCACAGGATGTGGTGACGTTCACTGGATCAGCATCCACAGGAAGAAAGCTCAAATCGCATCCCAGAATTTTGGCTGAAGCTGTTCCATTTAACATGGAGGCAGACTCATTGAATTGCTGTATATTGGGTGAGGATGTCCAGCAAGCCAGCCCGGATTTTGATGTTTTTATCAAAGAGGTACATCGTGAAATGACTGCCAAATGCGGCCAAAAGTGCACCGCAATCAGAAGAATAATCGTACCTGAGCAAATGGTTGGGCCGGTACACGCTGCACTTGAGAAACGATTGGATCAGACGCCGATAGGCAATCCAGTTCAGGCAGAAGTCAGGATGGGCGCATTGGCAGGAAAAACCCAACTCAAAGAGGTAATGGACCAATTGGAAAAATTAAAACGAGGATCGTCCGTGATATATGATAAGGGAGCAAATACTCCAATTTTGGGAGCAGAACATTCAAAAGGTGCCTTCATGTCTCCCGTATTGCTGCTCAATGAAAAACCACATATCCATTTGGAGTCTCATGAAATTGAAGCTTTCGGTCCTGTGAGTACCATTATGCCATATAGTGATATTCATGACGCCGTGAAGATATCAAAACTTGGGAAAGGATCCCTTGTAAGCTCTGTGATTACATCAGATCCGCAAATTGCCAAACGGTATGTTCTCGGAGCAGCAGCATATCACGGTAGAATCCTTGTATTAAATGCCAGCTATGCTAAAGAAAGTACCGGGCATGGTTCGCCTATGCCATTACTTGTACATGGAGGTCCGGGGCGAGCTGGTGGAGGCGAAGAAATGGGAGGTCTGCGAGGTGTAAAACACTATATGCAACGTACTGCGATTCAGGGATCTCCATCCATGTTGTCAGAGATCACTCAGGTGTACCAAGCAGGTGCAAAAACGAGTGAATATGACAAGCACCTCTTTCAGATGTATTTTGACGAATTGAATATTGGAGATTCTATGCTCACTGCAAAACACACTGTAACTGAAGCGGACATTGTCAATTTTGCAAACATCAGCGGTGATCATTTTTATGCTCACACGGATGTGACCAGTTTAGACGGAACCATTTTTACTGGCAGGGTTGCTCACGGATATTATATATTGTCTAAGGCAGCGGGGCTATTTGTCGATGCCAGAAAAGGTCCTGTTTTGCTCAATTACGGCTTGGACGAATGCCGATTCACAAAACCGGTTTACCCGGGCATGACCATAGGAGTAAGATTGACGGTCAAAGAGAAAACCGCCCAGGAAAAGAAAAACGATGATGACATCCCAAAAGGAATTGTAAGATGGTTGGTTGAGGTAAGCGACGAAGCCGGAGAAATGGTGGCTTTAGCAACTATCTTGACTATGGTGAAACGCAAGGCAATTTGA
- the rpsB gene encoding 30S ribosomal protein S2, which produces MEKPTYNQMLEAGVHFGHLRKKWNPKMRPYIFKEHKGVHLIDLNRTSDCVEKAALAMKQIAKSGKKIMFVATKKQARDIVSQAATSVNMPYVVDRWLGGMMTNFSTIRKSVKKLNNIDRMLTDANITNITKKERLTLTRERNKMERVLGGVANLNRLPAAVFIVDILHEHLALEEAQKLGIRTFAMVDTNSDPNKVDFPIPANDDSSKSIALITKYMTEAIKSGLSEKSEEMANKEAEQA; this is translated from the coding sequence ATGGAAAAACCTACATATAATCAAATGTTGGAAGCGGGTGTACACTTTGGTCATCTGCGCAAAAAGTGGAATCCCAAAATGCGTCCTTACATTTTTAAGGAGCATAAAGGTGTACATCTTATCGACCTAAACAGGACTTCAGACTGTGTAGAAAAAGCTGCTCTTGCGATGAAGCAAATAGCAAAGTCCGGTAAGAAAATCATGTTTGTTGCTACAAAGAAACAAGCTCGAGACATTGTTTCGCAAGCAGCAACCAGTGTAAATATGCCTTATGTCGTAGATAGGTGGTTGGGAGGAATGATGACCAACTTTTCTACGATCCGAAAGTCTGTCAAAAAGTTGAACAATATTGACAGAATGTTGACTGATGCCAACATTACCAATATCACGAAGAAAGAAAGATTGACGCTTACTCGTGAGCGCAACAAAATGGAGCGTGTACTCGGTGGTGTGGCTAATTTGAACAGATTGCCGGCAGCAGTTTTTATCGTAGATATCCTTCATGAACATCTCGCTCTTGAGGAAGCCCAAAAGCTAGGAATTCGCACCTTTGCTATGGTAGATACTAACTCTGATCCTAACAAAGTGGATTTTCCTATCCCTGCTAATGATGACTCTTCCAAATCCATTGCTTTGATTACAAAGTACATGACTGAAGCAATCAAATCCGGACTTTCAGAGAAGAGTGAAGAAATGGCTAACAAAGAAGCAGAGCAAGCTTAA
- a CDS encoding CHAT domain-containing protein — protein sequence MAKTYTFKIYGTKEDLFTGESELTQGVDVAVDQFLISRTRSGGQELEFVADENDVIGIVTEKEHEIFFRPEDYIKYRSIRRGTRSSSNDSSNIIVIEPGIDSGSDNRTKNVLSEIRKITHWKEWAAKNVVVQIASKIENLDLGLHTINDNFEFGRLPSQWSDQKYLLFIHGTASSTKGSFKYLSTENPDLWKKLLAAYPKRILAFEHRTLTESPWENTLKLIQSLPSEIQIDVISHSRGGIIGEILSRMEGGKFFSQDIQKKKISKDFQDDLNMIEKLESVLQEKKIKIDKFIRVACPANGTILLGSRLDCWVNLFFNGLKLIPSISGSVGLSLISDFTKALVHERTQAETLPGLAAMIPESPILRLLNLPDKKLNQQLFTITGDASTRNIFKMIRNFFVDIYFSEANDLVVQCSSTTKGTLRLKSSQFWLHDGEVSHFEYFRNQSSCKAIIGALENDSENHGFKSLEINSKIDLPTSVTRTSKKSNRPAVVLLPGLLSSNLRINGQSIWRDPVSIGKGKILQLGLDKNVEVDGVQAMYYYDIIQFLISKQYHVFTYAYDWRNDILDEAYKFNKYIHSVNNNHPQCHIIAHSTGGLLLATSMSIHPPSQKHVLSSKKNKAIFMGTAFKGMYSTFQILNCKDTITSEICQKDIYNQSEQISDLFSSFPGIIQLLPEDAINRIDKNIWNSGLNVNPPAKNLIKLNHNLYSELKKIDWTQKNLFYIAGSAKQTLSGMILENKKVILKINSNGDGRSLWENIPLEMIRDDRAYFCFSSHMMIPSDHKIFEAVSEILVNGKTNKLSTTAFNSGTTRTTELQKIDATERIIAYPEDEYNSRVKDAGLSARMENPLQKINITLTHGNLIHARHPVMVGHFKGDSILQAEKVLDGQLNGQLTQYYSIGNYAEEVGESIILFNNQSSLLGGLVIGLGNFGTLNEFTLRESIHFALIEYCFKSREKFNATTCKLSTVMICTGYGGLSIQSFLRALFTAVTDVNTKIQEQNQQSGIHHLPSINEIEIIEIHRHKVIQAGRLIHKIRYEKSFQHLDYNNQIKKVSGARNEVPNEFNPDWWHRIKISQQNQLQEKNLGNIAPLVFTSITDKSYAEEKVIPADLDIVESLIKITAIENYFDQKLCSTLFQLLIPTDFKTYLSDERNLILIVDKYSARIPWELLIKPSREEILPIIYNSGMLRQLTTSNYKTQIKYEEGNYALIIADPDTNGKYQSLDHSYSEAESIMQLLGQNDYTITKLIHKKHDEILPEIISGSYQILHIAAHGIYSEEKTGKTGIIIGQNEILTTAVISQMKQVPQLVFINCCELGKIYAEEEIQLQAKYEVAASLGCHFINMGAKGVIVAGWEVNDNASSSFSQEFYQSFISGNTFGDAVKQARRVCYDRHPTTNTWGAYQCYGDPYFALKTKQNPSHKKVLILDVDEAVSYVLSLTGNIRSGKMISDSFKLQIKEDLTQIPEFLQNHPRVLELIAELYSSIGDLENCLRAYEQVFLSEDADYSLKSVEKYYLLSIEHLENQKPYKNKKEFIQACRPFLDKLIGLAKEANTVNRQCLISGIYKRMFIYRPSRDLLELVKKHYYGAFMLMFKKTGEVNYYPYFNYLITVVFLDQKLPEDTGMMSKKALAYSMKEQDESSNLWSKIVSSFPLEIELLLSTKQSSIQKLKVKLLENFISAWKTSGTFYEKSSHLNHLEYLIIASNHLIHQGIQVKQKIEALQWVLEKIKKLD from the coding sequence ATGGCAAAAACCTATACATTCAAAATATATGGCACAAAGGAAGATTTGTTCACAGGAGAATCGGAATTAACCCAAGGTGTAGATGTAGCCGTTGATCAATTTTTGATTTCAAGAACGAGATCGGGCGGCCAAGAGTTAGAATTTGTTGCAGATGAGAATGATGTCATAGGAATAGTTACCGAAAAAGAGCATGAGATCTTCTTTAGACCAGAGGATTACATCAAATACAGGTCAATTAGACGGGGTACCAGATCAAGCTCAAATGATAGTTCAAATATTATAGTAATCGAACCTGGTATTGATTCAGGCTCAGACAATAGAACAAAAAATGTACTTTCTGAAATCAGGAAAATCACGCACTGGAAGGAATGGGCTGCAAAAAATGTGGTCGTCCAAATTGCTTCTAAAATAGAAAATTTGGATCTGGGCTTACACACAATCAATGACAATTTTGAATTCGGACGGTTACCTTCTCAGTGGTCAGATCAAAAATATTTACTATTCATTCATGGCACTGCCTCGTCTACTAAAGGATCATTTAAATATTTAAGTACAGAAAATCCGGACCTCTGGAAAAAACTGCTGGCCGCGTATCCAAAAAGAATATTGGCCTTTGAGCATAGAACCCTAACTGAAAGCCCTTGGGAAAATACTTTGAAACTTATCCAAAGTTTGCCATCTGAAATTCAAATTGATGTCATCTCACACTCAAGAGGTGGAATCATTGGAGAAATTCTATCGCGAATGGAAGGAGGAAAATTTTTCTCTCAGGATATACAGAAAAAGAAAATTTCAAAGGATTTTCAAGATGACCTGAACATGATTGAAAAACTGGAATCAGTTCTTCAAGAAAAGAAAATAAAAATAGACAAATTTATTAGAGTAGCATGTCCCGCTAACGGTACCATCCTTCTTGGTTCCAGACTGGACTGTTGGGTCAATTTATTTTTCAACGGACTAAAATTAATACCAAGCATCTCCGGCAGTGTGGGCCTTTCATTAATCTCAGATTTCACCAAAGCCCTTGTGCATGAGAGAACTCAAGCGGAGACTCTACCTGGATTAGCCGCTATGATTCCTGAATCACCAATATTGAGATTGCTGAACCTTCCTGACAAGAAGCTCAATCAGCAGCTCTTCACGATCACAGGAGATGCCAGCACAAGAAACATTTTTAAAATGATCCGCAACTTTTTTGTGGATATTTACTTTTCAGAGGCGAATGATTTGGTCGTGCAATGTTCTTCCACCACTAAAGGAACCCTACGCCTGAAAAGCTCTCAATTCTGGCTACATGATGGAGAGGTTAGCCATTTTGAATATTTTAGGAATCAATCCAGCTGTAAAGCTATCATTGGAGCTCTTGAAAATGATTCTGAAAATCACGGATTCAAATCTCTTGAAATCAATTCAAAGATTGATCTGCCCACTTCTGTAACAAGGACTTCTAAAAAATCAAATCGCCCTGCGGTTGTTCTCTTGCCCGGATTATTGTCAAGTAATTTAAGAATTAATGGTCAAAGTATCTGGCGAGATCCGGTCAGCATCGGCAAAGGAAAAATACTGCAACTTGGCCTAGACAAAAATGTCGAGGTAGATGGTGTCCAAGCTATGTACTACTACGATATCATTCAATTTTTAATATCAAAACAATACCATGTCTTTACGTATGCTTATGATTGGAGAAATGACATTTTGGACGAAGCTTATAAATTCAACAAATACATTCACAGCGTCAACAATAATCACCCACAATGTCATATAATTGCCCATTCTACAGGGGGTCTTCTGCTCGCCACCTCGATGAGTATCCACCCACCTTCACAAAAACATGTTCTCAGCTCCAAAAAAAATAAGGCGATCTTCATGGGTACGGCATTCAAAGGCATGTATTCTACTTTTCAAATTCTGAACTGCAAAGACACAATTACAAGTGAAATTTGCCAGAAGGATATTTACAATCAAAGTGAGCAAATTTCAGATCTGTTCAGTAGTTTTCCGGGAATTATTCAATTACTACCTGAAGATGCTATCAACCGAATAGACAAAAATATTTGGAATTCAGGATTAAATGTAAACCCTCCAGCTAAAAATTTAATAAAGCTAAATCATAACTTATATAGTGAACTAAAAAAAATCGATTGGACCCAAAAGAATTTATTTTATATAGCCGGAAGTGCTAAGCAAACATTATCCGGAATGATCTTAGAAAATAAAAAAGTCATTCTAAAAATAAACTCCAATGGAGACGGACGCTCATTATGGGAAAATATCCCTTTAGAAATGATTAGAGATGACAGAGCTTACTTCTGTTTCTCATCACATATGATGATCCCGAGTGACCATAAAATTTTTGAGGCTGTTTCGGAAATTCTAGTCAATGGTAAAACCAACAAACTGAGCACCACAGCTTTCAATTCAGGCACAACAAGAACTACCGAACTTCAAAAAATCGATGCAACAGAAAGGATAATTGCTTACCCTGAAGATGAATACAACTCAAGAGTTAAAGATGCAGGGCTATCAGCCAGAATGGAAAATCCACTACAAAAGATAAACATCACACTTACACATGGAAATTTAATTCATGCAAGGCATCCGGTGATGGTAGGCCATTTTAAGGGCGACAGCATATTGCAAGCTGAAAAAGTACTTGACGGACAACTCAATGGACAATTAACCCAATACTATTCAATCGGTAATTATGCAGAAGAGGTAGGAGAAAGTATAATATTATTCAACAATCAATCCAGTCTCTTAGGTGGATTGGTTATAGGCTTAGGAAATTTTGGAACACTGAATGAATTTACCTTAAGGGAGAGCATCCATTTTGCCCTTATAGAGTACTGTTTTAAAAGCAGAGAAAAATTTAATGCTACAACCTGCAAACTGAGTACAGTAATGATCTGTACTGGATATGGTGGATTGAGTATACAATCATTTTTACGTGCTCTATTTACTGCAGTGACTGATGTAAATACTAAAATTCAAGAGCAAAATCAACAATCCGGCATTCACCATCTTCCAAGTATAAATGAAATAGAAATCATCGAAATTCACCGGCACAAGGTCATCCAAGCCGGCAGACTAATACACAAAATCAGGTATGAAAAATCTTTCCAACACCTAGATTATAATAATCAAATTAAAAAAGTGAGCGGCGCTCGAAATGAAGTACCCAATGAATTTAATCCAGATTGGTGGCATCGCATCAAAATATCTCAGCAAAACCAGTTGCAGGAAAAAAATCTTGGCAATATTGCACCTTTGGTATTCACTTCAATCACGGACAAATCCTATGCAGAAGAAAAAGTCATACCAGCAGATCTTGACATAGTTGAATCTTTAATAAAGATAACTGCCATAGAAAACTACTTTGACCAAAAACTATGCAGTACACTTTTTCAATTGTTGATTCCTACCGATTTTAAAACGTATTTATCGGATGAGAGAAATTTAATCCTTATCGTAGACAAATACTCGGCAAGAATCCCTTGGGAATTACTGATAAAGCCATCGAGAGAAGAAATTCTTCCAATAATCTATAATTCAGGAATGTTACGTCAATTGACTACCTCAAACTATAAGACGCAGATCAAGTATGAAGAAGGTAATTACGCATTGATTATAGCTGATCCCGACACGAATGGAAAATACCAATCATTAGATCATTCATACAGTGAGGCCGAATCCATCATGCAGCTTCTCGGTCAAAATGATTATACCATAACGAAATTAATCCATAAAAAACACGATGAAATCCTTCCTGAAATTATAAGTGGCTCATACCAAATATTGCACATTGCAGCACATGGAATTTATTCTGAAGAAAAAACAGGTAAAACCGGTATCATCATCGGTCAAAATGAAATCCTAACTACAGCTGTGATCAGCCAGATGAAACAAGTACCTCAACTTGTTTTTATTAATTGTTGTGAGCTCGGTAAAATTTATGCCGAGGAGGAAATCCAGCTCCAAGCCAAATATGAGGTCGCAGCAAGCTTAGGTTGCCATTTTATCAATATGGGAGCTAAGGGTGTGATCGTAGCAGGCTGGGAGGTTAATGACAATGCTTCGTCAAGTTTTTCACAAGAATTTTATCAATCATTCATTTCGGGCAACACGTTCGGAGACGCAGTAAAACAAGCTCGCAGGGTTTGCTACGATAGGCATCCCACTACAAATACCTGGGGAGCATATCAATGTTATGGTGATCCTTATTTCGCATTGAAAACTAAACAGAATCCAAGCCATAAAAAGGTTTTAATTCTTGATGTAGATGAAGCAGTTTCATACGTTTTGTCACTCACCGGTAATATCAGATCCGGAAAAATGATTTCTGATTCATTCAAGCTCCAAATCAAAGAAGATCTGACGCAAATTCCTGAATTTCTACAAAATCACCCGAGAGTACTTGAACTGATTGCCGAATTGTATAGCTCTATAGGTGATCTGGAAAATTGCCTTCGTGCTTATGAACAAGTATTTTTAAGTGAGGATGCCGATTACAGTTTAAAAAGTGTAGAGAAGTATTATTTGTTGAGCATTGAGCATCTGGAAAATCAAAAGCCGTATAAAAATAAAAAAGAATTTATCCAAGCATGCAGACCATTTTTGGATAAGCTGATTGGATTGGCGAAAGAGGCAAACACGGTCAACAGACAATGCCTGATATCGGGAATATATAAACGAATGTTCATTTATAGACCAAGCCGGGATTTGCTAGAACTGGTGAAGAAACATTATTATGGAGCCTTTATGCTAATGTTCAAAAAAACTGGAGAAGTAAATTATTATCCATATTTCAATTATCTGATTACGGTTGTTTTTCTTGATCAAAAATTACCTGAAGATACAGGCATGATGTCAAAAAAAGCTCTTGCTTACAGTATGAAAGAGCAAGATGAATCATCAAATTTGTGGAGTAAAATTGTTAGCTCTTTCCCTCTTGAAATTGAATTACTTCTTTCCACGAAGCAATCATCTATTCAAAAACTGAAGGTAAAGTTATTAGAGAATTTCATATCGGCCTGGAAAACATCCGGTACATTTTATGAGAAATCTTCCCATCTCAACCATTTGGAATATTTGATTATAGCTTCCAATCATTTAATCCATCAAGGTATCCAGGTCAAACAAAAAATAGAAGCTCTTCAATGGGTGTTGGAAAAAATCAAAAAATTAGACTAG